Sequence from the Fulvivirga ligni genome:
AAGCTTCAGCTCGTGCTGGTTATAACTATGCTGTAGTTGATTCCAAAAGTTTTGCTCCACCTGTTTTCTATGGACCCGGAAAGGCTCAAAACACCTTAAGAGATGATCTAACTCCTAATGAGGTAACTATAGCTGAAGATCTTTCTATACCGGTATATAATTCATTGAATGAAAGTAAAACTGTTTACTTTGATTACACTATTGAAGGTTTCTTAAATTATGATCATGTATTCTCTGATGTACACGGCCTAAAAGCTACGTTAGGTTTTTCTTTATTCAGTGATGCTGGTGATAACTTATCAGGCTACGCCGTAAACGTACCTTATGATTCTTGGGAAAATGCGGATATACAGGCCGCCAGTGGTTCTGATTTGCTACAAAAGACAAGTTCATATACCTATAGAGATCGTCTTCAATCTTATTTCATTAGAGCAGAATATGATTACAAAGGCAAATATTTTCTTTCCGCCATTGTAAGAAGAGATGCCTCCAGCAAGTTTGGCCCTAATAAAAGAGTGGGTTATTTCCCTTCTGGGTCTGCGGCCTGGTTAGTGTCCGATGAGGACTTTTTTGAATCAAGTTTTGTTCAATTTGCCAAAGTTAGAGCCAGTTATGGTGTGACTGGAAATGATAAGATACCTGCTAATGGCTATAGAGCCCTGCTGGGTGGAGAAGGTGTTTATCCATTTGATGACCAGTTAATTGTCGGTAGAGCGATTGGTAGAATTAATAACCCAATATTACAGTGGGAGACCAACTATCAGGCGGATTTTGGAGTTGACCTTACCCTTCTAGGTAAAGTTGATGTAACACTTGATTACTATATTAAAACTACAAAGGACCTTTTATTTACACCGGATGTATCAGGTGTTTTAGGTTCATATGGCCCTGGTGGAGGTAGCCCGATTATCAATGGTGGGGATGTTCGAAATAGTGGATTAGAAGTGGCTATTAATTATGCCAATAACGTTTCTTCAGATTTCAGTTATAGCATTGGTTATAATATGGCTACAGTTCATAATGAGGTGCTCAGACTTCCTGATGGAGTTGAGTTTTTAGAGGGCGGAGCTTTTGGAGTTGGTGGTGAAACATCATCAAGAATGCAAGAAGGTTATCCTCTAGGATATTTCTTTGGTTATAAAACAGATGGTGTATATCAAAGCCAGGAAGAAGTGACTAGCAGAGGCGTGACTCAGGATGGTGCACAGGCAGGAGATTTAAGGTTCGTTGATGTAAGTGGAGATGGTAGCATCAACTTCAATAATGACTCAGATAAAACTATGATTGGCTCACCTATCCCGGATGTAACTATGGGTTTAAATTTAGGTGCTAATTACAAAGGAATAGATTTTTCTGCCAGTATATATTCATCAATTGGAAATGAAATATTAAGAAACTATGAAAGACAGCAGCCTTTATCTAACCTACTAGCCTACAGACTTGATCGCTGGACAGGGCAGGGTAGTACTAATGAGCACCCAAGATTGACCACTGAGAGTAATAAAAATAATGTAATCTCAGATTACTATGTGGAAGATGGATCTTATGTACGACTAAGAAACATTCAGCTTGGTTATACATTGCCATCTGAACTTACCAAAAAGATTGGCGCCGAACAATTTAGAATTTACGTTTCGGCCAACAATTTAATTACTCTTACCAAGTACAAAGGTTATGATCCTGATGTGAATGGCGGTGCAGGAATCGCAGGAGGAATTGACTACGGATTCTATCCTCAGCCAAGAGTTTATATGTTAGGTGTTAACTTAAAATTTTAAATAATGAACAAGTTAAATAAACTAAAAATATTAATGGTTCTATTCGCCTTGATCATTGCAAGCTGTGATGATTATATAGAGATAGAGCCTCGTTATGTGCTTGATGCTGAAAACTATTTTCAGTCTGAAAAGGACTATGAAGATGCTTTGGTAAGTGCTTATGACCTTCTACAAACATCATATCTATCATTATGGATAGGTGAAATTGCCTCTGATAATTCAATTGCTGGAGGTGAAAGTGTCACTGATACTCAGGGGCTACATGAAATAGATGAAATGAAGCATGGAGGGGTGAATAATGAGCTGAGAAATGTGTGGAGATTCATGTATGCAGGTATTACACGAACCAATTATATCTTTGAAAACAAGGATAATATTGAGTTTGAAGGAAAAACCCAGATTATGGCGCAGGCTTCCTTTCTACGCGCTTACTATTATTTTGAATTAGTGAAATTCTTTGGCGATGTACCTCTTATTGTTGATAAAAGGTTAGGAATCGATGATTTATCTTCATTGCAGAGGACTCCGAAGAGTGAAGTTTATACTCAGATAGAGACAGACTTAAAATTTGCTTCGGATAATTTAGGTTGGACCGCTGCTCAAAAAGGTAGGGTTACTAAAGGTGCAGCTCTTTCTTTATTGGGGAAAGTATATCTATATGAAAACAAGTTCACAGAGGCCGCAGCTGCATTTCAAACTGTAATTGATGAAGGTCAGTATGACTTGTTCTCTGATTATTCCACTTTGTTTAGAGCAAATAATGAGAACAATTCTGAAACTGTATTTGATGTGCAGTATGTGAGCTTAGAAGGCGGTGGATACGGATGTTTAGAGTGTTTGGAGGGTAATGCCGCTCCAGGTTTTCAAGGAATCAGAGGATATACAGGTCCAATTTATGCTGACGGTAATAGCTACAATTTGCCTACTCAAGATCTGGTGGATGAGTTTGAGGCTGGAGATCCAAGATTAGAAGCTAGTATATTAGATATAGTGGCCTTTGCCGAGGCTAGTGCAGAGCCCGTTGCATATACCGAAGGAGTTGGTGGCCATACCGGTTACTATAACAATAAATACATCAAAAGACAAGATGAACTTGGTCCCGGTGACAATGACCTTACCAGCCCTAATAACTATCGAGTGATAAGATATGCTGATGTTTTACTTATGGCAGCTGAGGCATATAACAGAATGCCGGGTGCTAATGATGATTTGGCCAGAACATATCTTAACGAGGTGAGAGACAGAGTGGGATTAGCAGCAGTTACTGCTTCAGGCAGTGAACTTACCGGTGCTATTTACCATGAGAGACGAGTAGAGCTTTCGGGAGAAGGACACCACTTTTTCGATTTGGTAAGGACAAATAGAGCTGAGGCTGAAATAGATGGTTTCACAGCTCCTAAAAATAACTTGTTTCCTATTCCTCAAGATGAGATTGATTTAGCAGGTGCAGGATGGCAGCAAAATCAAGGATATAATTAATCATTAAAAGAGAAATTGACTATGAGATATATATTAAAAAAATACTGGTTATTTCTTGTTATACTCTTGCCGTTGGCTTGCCAGGAAGAGTATGAACTGGGTGATACCCCACCTGTAGAAGCTGATGCAGCTTTTACAATGACCACAGCCGAAGATAGTGACAACAAAATCATTTTTTCTTCGGGTTCAGATAGCTTTTTGAAAATCTGGGACTTAGGTAATGGACAAACTGGAAAAGGTAATACTATCACAGGTATATATCCTGATTCGGGCACTTATGTTATAAACTTAACTGTATATAATGCGGCGGGTAGTATAAGTTCAACTCAGGAAATTTATATAGCCATGCCTGATCCTACATTACTAGACAAACCATTATATAATTTCCTTACAGGAGGTGCTGATGCCGAAAATGGTAAAGTATGGGTTATGGATTCTACCAGTAAGAGTCACTTTGGGGTAGGTCCAAATCCTGTAGATGAAGCAGCTGGATACTTCCCTAACTATTATGATGCAGGTGCTTTAGAAAAGTCTGGCGGCGGAATGTATGATGATACTTATACCTTTAAGTTAGCGGCTTATGGGTTTGAAATGGAAACTAATGGAAATGTATATATCAACCCGGCGCAGTCAGGTGAATTCAGCGAGACTTATGAAAGTCCTGTAGGCGATTTAACTGCTAACTATAACGCACCGGAAAACTTGACTTGGAATATTGTAGAAGCTGGAGAGTTTCCAATCTTAACTATTAGTAATGGAGGGTTTCTTGGGTATTACACGGGAGTATCTACCTATCAGATCATTAGCATATCTGAAAATCAAATGTTCTTGAGATACCTGGACTCGTCCACACCTGATCTCTCATGGTACATTAAGTTGATACAAGCTGGTTATGATGCCGGAGGTGGCGAAGGAGGAGGAGAGGAAGAGCCTGAAACCTACTCTTTGCCATTAACATTTGAAACTGAAGTGCCAACTTTTGACGTATTTGGAGGAAGTACCTATGAGGTGGTTGACAATCCAGATGCCTCAGGAATTAACACCTCTGCTAAGGTAGCTACTACCACTCATGGTGGAGAAACATGGGCAGGGTTATTTGTAAGTCTTACGGATCCATTAGATTTTTCTTCTTTAAATACCTTTAAAATTAAAGTATGGGCCCCACAAACTGGTACATTCAGGTTAAAGTTTGAAAACGCAGCCAATGGAGATGATTTTGTGGAAATAGATCAGGATATTACGGTAGTTGAAGAATGGCAGGAATTAAGTTTTGATGTATCGGCCGTGACGTCAGATCAATATTCTAAAATAGTGATCTTCCCGGGTTGGAATGTATCAAATGCAGGTACCTTTTATTTTGACGACATGCAGTTAGTTTCTGATAACTGTGATGGGGAAACAGGAGAATCACTAGAGCCTGATCCAGGGATTAATTTCAATTTACAATCTGATGTGAGCTTTGGACAGTTTGGTAACATTGTGGCTGGTAGAGTGCCTAACCCTAATCCTTCTGGAATAAACACTAGCTGCTTTGTGAATTCTTATGAAAAATCAGCAGGTTGTGAAACATGGTCAGGTGTTGCTTATGGACTTGATAATGCCATTGATTTTGCATCTACCACCAAGAAAGTCTTCAAGATGAAAGTATTTGCAGTGGATCAGGTTACAGATGTAGTTTTAAGATTGGAAAAGTTACCACATCCAGATACTGAACCATCTGCAGAAAGAATCGCAACTATTTCTGGTACTGGAGCTTGGGAAGAATTAACATTCGATTTCTCTGATATCACTGACCCGAACACCTATAAGAATTTAGTTATTTACTTCGAAAGAGGAGCAACCTGTGATGGAGACTCTTATTATTTCGATGATCTGGT
This genomic interval carries:
- a CDS encoding PKD domain-containing protein, whose protein sequence is MRYILKKYWLFLVILLPLACQEEYELGDTPPVEADAAFTMTTAEDSDNKIIFSSGSDSFLKIWDLGNGQTGKGNTITGIYPDSGTYVINLTVYNAAGSISSTQEIYIAMPDPTLLDKPLYNFLTGGADAENGKVWVMDSTSKSHFGVGPNPVDEAAGYFPNYYDAGALEKSGGGMYDDTYTFKLAAYGFEMETNGNVYINPAQSGEFSETYESPVGDLTANYNAPENLTWNIVEAGEFPILTISNGGFLGYYTGVSTYQIISISENQMFLRYLDSSTPDLSWYIKLIQAGYDAGGGEGGGEEEPETYSLPLTFETEVPTFDVFGGSTYEVVDNPDASGINTSAKVATTTHGGETWAGLFVSLTDPLDFSSLNTFKIKVWAPQTGTFRLKFENAANGDDFVEIDQDITVVEEWQELSFDVSAVTSDQYSKIVIFPGWNVSNAGTFYFDDMQLVSDNCDGETGESLEPDPGINFNLQSDVSFGQFGNIVAGRVPNPNPSGINTSCFVNSYEKSAGCETWSGVAYGLDNAIDFASTTKKVFKMKVFAVDQVTDVVLRLEKLPHPDTEPSAERIATISGTGAWEELTFDFSDITDPNTYKNLVIYFERGATCDGDSYYFDDLVQVEAD
- a CDS encoding RagB/SusD family nutrient uptake outer membrane protein; translation: MNKLNKLKILMVLFALIIASCDDYIEIEPRYVLDAENYFQSEKDYEDALVSAYDLLQTSYLSLWIGEIASDNSIAGGESVTDTQGLHEIDEMKHGGVNNELRNVWRFMYAGITRTNYIFENKDNIEFEGKTQIMAQASFLRAYYYFELVKFFGDVPLIVDKRLGIDDLSSLQRTPKSEVYTQIETDLKFASDNLGWTAAQKGRVTKGAALSLLGKVYLYENKFTEAAAAFQTVIDEGQYDLFSDYSTLFRANNENNSETVFDVQYVSLEGGGYGCLECLEGNAAPGFQGIRGYTGPIYADGNSYNLPTQDLVDEFEAGDPRLEASILDIVAFAEASAEPVAYTEGVGGHTGYYNNKYIKRQDELGPGDNDLTSPNNYRVIRYADVLLMAAEAYNRMPGANDDLARTYLNEVRDRVGLAAVTASGSELTGAIYHERRVELSGEGHHFFDLVRTNRAEAEIDGFTAPKNNLFPIPQDEIDLAGAGWQQNQGYN
- a CDS encoding SusC/RagA family TonB-linked outer membrane protein — its product is MKKILLFSLLMILTLLGYGQSKVTGMVKDDQGGPLPGVNVLVKGTTQGAVTGIDGSFTLMVNEDAILVFSFIGYVTEEVTVGSKSSIDVTMKQDVQSLEEVVVVGYGTTTKKELTGSIAAVNSDEIQALNPQRLEQALQGQAAGVNISSVSGSPGGALNIRIRGLSTNGNNNPLILVDGVTYSAEGLNALNPSDIESINVLKDATAGIYGVRAANGVIFITTKKGKVNTPASLNFSGYYGIQETSRKLDVLNAHEYAVLKNETLASGGQAPPFNNTNLGEGTNWQDEVFQTAPIQNYSLSATGGSEKTTYAIGGSYLDQEGIVGGDKASFRRYNARLNFVTELAPKLKLENVLLFSNEKRKALPENTIGSVLYNTINASPAREVFQEDGSYSYLTEVNDIINPLAQIENSYNRSITNKLTGKQELIYDINKDFKASARAGYNYAVVDSKSFAPPVFYGPGKAQNTLRDDLTPNEVTIAEDLSIPVYNSLNESKTVYFDYTIEGFLNYDHVFSDVHGLKATLGFSLFSDAGDNLSGYAVNVPYDSWENADIQAASGSDLLQKTSSYTYRDRLQSYFIRAEYDYKGKYFLSAIVRRDASSKFGPNKRVGYFPSGSAAWLVSDEDFFESSFVQFAKVRASYGVTGNDKIPANGYRALLGGEGVYPFDDQLIVGRAIGRINNPILQWETNYQADFGVDLTLLGKVDVTLDYYIKTTKDLLFTPDVSGVLGSYGPGGGSPIINGGDVRNSGLEVAINYANNVSSDFSYSIGYNMATVHNEVLRLPDGVEFLEGGAFGVGGETSSRMQEGYPLGYFFGYKTDGVYQSQEEVTSRGVTQDGAQAGDLRFVDVSGDGSINFNNDSDKTMIGSPIPDVTMGLNLGANYKGIDFSASIYSSIGNEILRNYERQQPLSNLLAYRLDRWTGQGSTNEHPRLTTESNKNNVISDYYVEDGSYVRLRNIQLGYTLPSELTKKIGAEQFRIYVSANNLITLTKYKGYDPDVNGGAGIAGGIDYGFYPQPRVYMLGVNLKF